The Onychomys torridus chromosome 4, mOncTor1.1, whole genome shotgun sequence genome includes a window with the following:
- the LOC118582889 gene encoding olfactory receptor 4K13-like, which produces MDGWNQSMVSEFVLLGLSHSQNLQLLLFVMFLMIYVLALSGNSIVMFLIVTDHNLHSPMYFFLANLSFVDMWLSSATTPKMITDFLREPKTISFAGCMSQVFFDHCVGAVEMMLLVVMAYDRYVAICKPLHYFTIMNLKRCTGLVLTSWAIAFVHAMSQLLAVVQLPLCGPLEIDSFFCDIPLIIKLSCTDYHDLDIYMNADCGVVVVTCFILLLISYTYILITVRQSSKTGASKALSTCTAHITVVMIFFVPCIFIYVWPLNITWLDKFLAVFYTLIAPLLNPAIYTLRNKEMKNAIKKLKSYFMNHKGNT; this is translated from the coding sequence atggatggatggaatcAGTCCATGGTATCAGAATTTGTGCTTTTGGGACTTTCCCACTCACAGAATCTTCAGCTCTTATTATTTGTGATGTTTTTGATGATTTATGTGCTCGCTCTATCTGGAAATAGTATTGTCATGTTTTTAATTGTCACAGACCACAATCTCCATTCTCCCATGTACTTCTTTTTGGCCAACCTGTCCTTTGTTGATATGTGGCTTTCCTCAGCCACCACTCCTAAGATGATTACAGACTTTCTCAGGGAACCAAAGACCATTTCCTTTGCAGGCTGCATGTCCCAGGTCTTCTTCGACCACTGTGTTGGTGCAGTAGAGATGATGCTGTTGGTGGTAATGgcttatgaccgctatgtggccatctgcaaaccACTCCACTACTTTACCATTATGAACCTGAAAAGATGTACTGGGTTGGTGTTGACTTCCTGGGCCATTGCCTTTGTACATGCCATGAGTCAGCTTTTGGCAGTTGTGCAACTACCTCTCTGTGGTCCCCTGGAAATTGACAGCTTCTTCTGTGACATACCACTGATAATCAAGTTATCCTGCACGGATTACCATGATTTGGATATTTACATGAATGCCGACTGTGGGGTTGTGGTTGTAACCTGCTTCATTCTCTTGCTCATTTCCTACACATATATCCTTATCACTGTTCGCCAGAGCTCTAAAACTGGTGCATCTAAGGCTCTGTCCACATGCACTGCCCACATCACAGTGGTGATGATCTTTTTTGTGCCCTGCATCTTCATCTATGTGTGGCCACTCAATATCACCTGGTTGGACAAATTTCTTGCTGTATTTTATACTCTTATTGCACCTCTCCTGAATCCAGCCATTTATACACTgagaaataaggaaatgaaaaatgctataaagaaattaaaaagctaTTTCATGAATCACAAGGGAAATACTTAA